In Phormidium yuhuli AB48, one genomic interval encodes:
- the pgsA gene encoding CDP-diacylglycerol--glycerol-3-phosphate 3-phosphatidyltransferase — protein MTAATWITVSRLFVIPIFLYVVQNPSSGDRWLALGLFLVAALTDWLDGYVARRFNQVTDLGKFLDPLVDKLLIFAPLLVLIEWGTLPAWGVFLVLTRELTIAGWRVNQSKISGANLWGKAKTVSQIVAISLLLAPLPEPWPQVGVISFWAAVALTVISGVIYLIPPRQTESESLSES, from the coding sequence ATGACGGCCGCCACTTGGATTACCGTCTCACGGCTCTTTGTGATTCCGATTTTTCTCTATGTTGTCCAGAATCCCAGTTCGGGCGATCGCTGGTTGGCTCTGGGCTTATTTCTCGTCGCCGCCCTCACGGATTGGCTAGATGGCTATGTGGCCCGCCGCTTCAACCAGGTCACTGATCTAGGCAAGTTTCTCGATCCCCTGGTGGACAAACTGCTGATTTTTGCCCCCCTGCTGGTTCTCATTGAATGGGGAACGCTACCGGCCTGGGGGGTGTTTTTGGTGTTGACGCGAGAACTCACCATCGCCGGTTGGCGCGTCAATCAGTCCAAGATTTCCGGGGCGAATCTCTGGGGAAAAGCCAAAACCGTCAGTCAGATTGTCGCCATTAGTCTGTTGTTGGCCCCTCTCCCGGAACCTTGGCCGCAAGTGGGAGTGATTAGTTTTTGGGCCGCCGTGGCCCTAACTGTGATATCTGGGGTAATTTATCTCATTCCTCCAAGACAGACGGAGTCGGAATCTCTGTCTGAATCTTAG
- a CDS encoding Txe/YoeB family addiction module toxin: protein MKTTFSESAWDDYLYWQKMDKKILRRVNQLIKEIHRTPFEGIGKPEPLKHNLAGYWSRRITAEQRMVYKVTPDELMIAQLRYHY, encoded by the coding sequence ATGAAGACGACGTTTTCTGAGTCAGCCTGGGATGATTACCTCTACTGGCAAAAAATGGACAAAAAAATCCTGCGTCGGGTGAACCAACTGATTAAAGAGATTCATCGCACGCCTTTCGAGGGGATTGGTAAACCTGAGCCACTCAAACATAATCTTGCCGGATATTGGTCTCGACGAATCACCGCTGAACAGCGAATGGTGTACAAAGTCACCCCAGACGAGCTTATGATTGCTCAGCTTCGCTATCACTACTGA
- a CDS encoding type II toxin-antitoxin system Phd/YefM family antitoxin: MDALSYTAARRNLAKTMQQVCEDHSPVIITRNKAASVVMMSLEDYEALQETAYLLRSPANARRLLESIAELEQGGGQERELLE; the protein is encoded by the coding sequence ATGGATGCCCTCAGCTACACCGCCGCTAGAAGGAATCTAGCCAAAACAATGCAGCAAGTCTGTGAGGATCACTCCCCCGTCATCATCACCCGAAATAAAGCGGCTTCGGTGGTGATGATGTCCCTAGAGGATTACGAAGCCTTGCAAGAAACCGCCTACCTGTTGCGTAGTCCAGCCAACGCCCGCCGTCTCTTAGAGTCTATTGCAGAACTTGAACAAGGTGGCGGCCAGGAACGAGAACTTTTGGAATGA
- a CDS encoding Uma2 family endonuclease, translating to MKTKTQYYTPQDYLKLEENYQDKHEYRDREIIPIAGETTNHNKIALNFCRQFPLSIGDIDYEVYLGDVKLWIPAYRQYTYPDVMVIEGQPMYQGTGTTAVMNPTLIVEVLSNSTRNYDQGDKFDAYRSRPQVRDDLLICQYQYQVKYFSKTSENQWLLTEYRNLEDEIQLRSIEFRISLAEMYRRVNLQESQ from the coding sequence ATGAAAACAAAAACCCAATATTACACTCCTCAAGACTACCTCAAACTGGAAGAAAATTATCAAGATAAACATGAATATCGAGACAGAGAAATCATACCCATAGCCGGGGAAACCACCAACCACAACAAAATCGCGTTGAATTTTTGCCGCCAATTTCCCCTCAGTATTGGTGACATCGACTACGAGGTCTATTTGGGAGATGTTAAACTCTGGATTCCTGCCTATCGACAGTACACCTATCCCGATGTCATGGTGATTGAAGGTCAACCGATGTATCAGGGAACAGGAACCACGGCAGTTATGAATCCCACTTTGATTGTCGAAGTCCTGTCGAACTCAACCCGCAATTACGACCAGGGAGACAAATTTGATGCGTATCGATCGCGGCCTCAAGTTCGCGACGATCTCCTCATCTGTCAGTACCAATACCAGGTGAAATACTTTTCTAAAACCTCTGAGAATCAATGGTTGTTGACGGAGTATCGAAATCTTGAGGACGAGATTCAGTTACGATCCATAGAGTTTCGGATTTCCCTGGCCGAGATGTATCGACGGGTGAACCTTCAGGAATCCCAGTAA
- the lepB gene encoding signal peptidase I, which translates to MTPELFNLLKWILSGILAVVAGLSINAYGERPSHRGQKIAAIGIGVLAGLLGAWLNAVEMSQGEPQPNSVYASLGLSGGFALPALAYLLRLYGQSREREAESELRRQLLERISKEVEDRRQDALDQLYHIPRSGIKHSSASSGVFRPIQLLVENHTRLLDVSISNLFVQEDVREQLLILGEPGSGKTTELLGLANTLCQRAEKDPQAPIPIIFEWSDWRPSRKAIDAGTLNRWMVEQLQLKYGLDPQLSQDLLHRNRILPLLDGLDELQNFMAEAILAVNAMQEDKKEQHFGLVICSRAREYKDCPENLRLRTAVELKPLDKNAIKNYLHHREASHLWPVLNASPKGWLKLAKTPLLLDLMPQAYPAPLVPDCPASAGEAACRHRLFEDYSHRQLAQEDNLGYSEEESRRYLQRLAQILRRQGQTEFLIEEMQPDWLETPTQKRLFNWGTRLIEWLILWLIGGTTSLLILILSYDLRYGLSYGLTQWLNFGLSYGLIFVPIFLLIGSNQNNINLTESFDFSLLKLNVKKYTQYVALFVFGFMIIGRLTYGKNYGLIGGLVFGLIFGLIFIISSALRAKLKVRSYPNQGVWESLKKSIIFSGMSVLAWMVGFSFIYYLWLRAVQEPRVGSLGAVVVGSIGIGLFTGTMLGGLKSVFQHVLLRWILFQNRAIPWNYAHFLNYASQRNLLKQSGGRFRFYHDLLREHFAGEDTERLQLALAAPSRPWLNWTLAVMLFLGWLLFTRNIQTVALDTAMMMSPTLEVQDQVLTDDITYGDRTLKRGDIIIFKSPNTSANAEEQVYSRRILGLPHETVEIRQGQAWINHRPLDSLPLPPGYERDSFTLGADEYFVVGDNHEVEELEGFAEIVSRPRIQAQVLLRIAPLSRFGRLDE; encoded by the coding sequence ATGACACCGGAACTCTTTAACCTGCTCAAGTGGATTCTCAGCGGGATTTTAGCCGTTGTTGCTGGCTTGTCCATCAATGCTTACGGTGAACGGCCCAGCCACCGAGGGCAAAAAATAGCCGCCATTGGGATTGGGGTGCTGGCAGGTCTCCTGGGAGCTTGGCTCAATGCTGTCGAGATGAGTCAAGGTGAGCCACAGCCTAATTCAGTCTATGCCAGTTTGGGCCTAAGTGGAGGCTTTGCTCTGCCAGCGTTGGCCTACTTGCTTCGGCTTTATGGACAATCCCGAGAACGGGAGGCGGAGTCAGAACTGCGTCGGCAGCTACTAGAACGGATTAGTAAAGAGGTGGAAGACCGTCGCCAAGATGCCTTAGACCAACTGTATCATATTCCTCGTTCTGGCATTAAACATTCCAGCGCCTCCTCTGGGGTATTTCGCCCGATTCAACTGCTGGTTGAAAACCATACGCGACTGCTGGATGTTTCGATTTCCAACCTCTTTGTTCAAGAGGATGTCAGAGAACAACTTTTGATTTTGGGAGAACCGGGAAGTGGGAAAACGACAGAACTGCTGGGTTTAGCGAACACCCTTTGTCAACGGGCCGAGAAAGACCCTCAAGCCCCCATTCCCATTATCTTTGAATGGTCTGACTGGCGACCCTCTCGAAAAGCCATTGACGCGGGAACTCTCAATCGTTGGATGGTGGAGCAGTTGCAACTTAAATATGGCTTAGACCCTCAACTTAGCCAAGATTTGCTTCATCGGAATCGCATCTTACCCCTCTTGGATGGATTGGATGAACTCCAGAACTTCATGGCGGAAGCGATTTTGGCCGTTAATGCCATGCAGGAGGATAAAAAAGAGCAACATTTCGGCTTAGTTATTTGTTCTCGGGCCCGGGAGTATAAAGATTGTCCAGAAAACCTCCGTCTGAGAACAGCCGTTGAGCTAAAACCCCTCGACAAGAACGCCATTAAAAACTATTTACATCACCGCGAAGCGAGTCATCTTTGGCCCGTCTTAAACGCGAGTCCGAAGGGATGGCTCAAGTTAGCCAAAACCCCCTTATTATTGGATTTGATGCCCCAGGCTTATCCCGCCCCCCTTGTCCCAGATTGTCCCGCTTCGGCGGGGGAAGCGGCTTGTCGTCATCGGCTATTTGAAGATTATAGTCATCGACAACTGGCCCAGGAAGACAATCTGGGCTATTCCGAGGAAGAGAGTCGCCGCTATCTACAACGGTTGGCTCAAATTCTCCGCCGTCAAGGACAGACGGAGTTCTTAATTGAGGAGATGCAGCCGGATTGGTTGGAAACTCCGACACAAAAACGCTTGTTTAATTGGGGGACAAGGCTGATTGAATGGCTGATTTTATGGCTGATTGGTGGAACAACTTCTCTACTTATTTTAATCCTGAGTTATGACTTACGTTATGGGCTAAGTTATGGGTTGACTCAATGGTTGAATTTTGGGCTAAGTTATGGGCTAATTTTCGTGCCAATTTTTTTGCTAATTGGCTCCAATCAAAACAATATTAATCTAACAGAATCCTTTGATTTTTCTTTATTAAAGTTAAATGTAAAAAAATATACTCAGTATGTTGCTTTATTTGTTTTCGGTTTCATGATAATTGGAAGATTGACATATGGAAAAAATTATGGACTAATTGGAGGACTTGTATTTGGATTAATTTTTGGTCTGATCTTCATTATTAGTTCCGCATTAAGAGCAAAACTTAAAGTAAGATCTTATCCCAATCAAGGAGTTTGGGAATCTCTTAAAAAATCGATAATCTTCTCTGGGATGAGTGTACTTGCCTGGATGGTTGGATTTTCATTCATATACTATTTGTGGTTAAGGGCGGTACAAGAGCCTAGGGTTGGCAGTCTAGGAGCAGTCGTTGTCGGGAGCATAGGAATAGGATTATTTACGGGAACCATGTTAGGAGGACTAAAATCGGTGTTTCAACATGTTTTACTGCGCTGGATTCTTTTCCAAAATCGGGCAATTCCTTGGAACTATGCTCACTTCTTAAACTATGCCAGTCAACGGAATTTACTGAAACAGTCGGGGGGACGATTTCGCTTCTATCATGACCTGCTACGGGAACATTTTGCTGGAGAAGACACGGAGCGCCTCCAACTGGCTCTTGCTGCTCCTTCCCGCCCTTGGCTCAATTGGACTCTTGCGGTCATGCTGTTTCTAGGCTGGCTGCTATTCACCCGAAATATCCAAACCGTGGCGCTGGATACGGCGATGATGATGTCGCCCACATTAGAGGTTCAAGACCAGGTTTTAACTGATGACATCACCTATGGCGATCGCACTCTTAAACGGGGAGATATCATTATTTTTAAAAGTCCTAACACCTCAGCTAATGCTGAAGAGCAAGTTTACAGTCGCCGCATTCTCGGCCTCCCTCACGAAACCGTAGAAATTCGTCAGGGACAGGCGTGGATTAACCATCGCCCCCTGGACAGCCTCCCCCTTCCCCCTGGCTATGAGCGAGATTCCTTCACCCTCGGGGCGGATGAATACTTCGTGGTGGGGGACAATCACGAGGTTGAGGAGTTGGAGGGGTTTGCTGAAATTGTTTCCCGACCTCGCATCCAGGCCCAAGTTTTGCTGAGAATCGCCCCCCTCTCCCGATTCGGCCGTCTTGACGAATAG
- a CDS encoding type II toxin-antitoxin system VapB family antitoxin yields MKTEISIPDSVFEQAKALAQQLGRSRSELYKKALQDYLKRYKREQISLKLNQVYPRESSGVAPVIAKMQFLSFDGISITERQLDRLEPLINNPEIEHLLFFPLSGRPKDMVDNIY; encoded by the coding sequence ATGAAGACGGAAATTTCTATTCCGGATTCAGTGTTTGAACAAGCAAAAGCCCTGGCTCAACAGTTAGGGCGATCGCGCAGTGAGCTTTATAAGAAAGCGTTACAGGACTATCTAAAAAGATATAAGCGCGAGCAAATTTCCCTCAAGTTAAACCAAGTTTACCCCCGGGAGTCTTCTGGCGTTGCTCCAGTGATAGCAAAGATGCAGTTTTTATCATTTGATGGCATTTCAATTACGGAACGGCAATTAGACCGTTTAGAGCCGTTAATCAATAATCCTGAGATTGAACATCTCTTGTTTTTTCCCTTGTCAGGACGACCCAAGGACATGGTAGATAATATTTATTAA
- a CDS encoding shikimate kinase codes for MKIIILGNAGAGKSTLARRLLAKQTAARLSLDEVAFHGGTERRVLQDSLADVTHFIANHESWIIEGCYADIIEPILPYCEELIFLNPGVETCIVHCRARPWEPEKFTSNQEQDENLENLVEWVRSYETRTDEYGLRRHRILYESFQGRKREFKDPSHYELV; via the coding sequence ATGAAAATAATTATTTTGGGCAATGCTGGAGCAGGGAAAAGTACCCTAGCCAGGAGACTCCTTGCTAAGCAAACAGCCGCACGTTTATCGCTGGATGAAGTGGCATTCCACGGCGGCACGGAACGTAGAGTGTTACAAGATAGTTTGGCTGATGTGACGCATTTTATTGCTAATCATGAAAGCTGGATTATTGAAGGCTGTTACGCAGATATTATTGAGCCGATACTCCCCTATTGTGAAGAGCTAATTTTTCTCAACCCTGGAGTTGAAACCTGTATAGTACATTGCCGTGCCAGACCATGGGAACCGGAGAAATTCACCTCGAATCAGGAACAAGATGAAAATCTAGAAAATCTGGTCGAGTGGGTTCGCTCTTATGAGACTCGCACCGATGAATATGGACTTCGCCGTCATCGGATACTCTACGAATCTTTTCAGGGTCGGAAGCGTGAGTTCAAAGATCCTAGTCACTATGAATTGGTATAA
- a CDS encoding XisI protein has translation MDSRRPKLDQYRQIVADLLQRHSLDKPSLGDIEVYYFADPVHDHYQVFHAGWNRSDRIFGPLIHIDILNDKIWIQYDGTEVGVANELVDRGIPKEEIVLAYHPPQWRHLGEFAVS, from the coding sequence ATGGATAGCCGCAGACCAAAACTAGACCAATATCGCCAAATTGTTGCCGACCTTCTCCAACGCCACAGCCTGGATAAACCCAGTTTGGGTGACATTGAAGTGTACTATTTTGCCGACCCCGTTCATGACCATTATCAGGTCTTTCACGCCGGGTGGAATCGCTCTGACCGGATATTTGGGCCTCTAATTCATATAGATATCCTCAATGATAAAATTTGGATTCAATATGATGGAACCGAGGTGGGAGTTGCCAATGAATTGGTTGACCGGGGAATCCCCAAGGAGGAGATTGTCCTCGCCTATCATCCTCCCCAATGGCGACATTTGGGGGAATTTGCCGTATCGTGA
- a CDS encoding alpha-mannosidase, whose protein sequence is MTQSFQHLQAQLYALSRQDILPHWRQSRESPLNPQTESSWQPVQLNDRGHLPWGRGHQGLWLSQTLVIPDSLQGISLDSYRLYLSLRWWADLAEFYVNGELRHTGDLFDCFGRILLQDSLQPGQVIHLSLYLLSPHHDDGALVTSELVYERDAPDPGFIAEELAVCAKFYPQLPQSPLPDSLQLDFCQLPQQPHRFLNDLKDLQIHLGQHYPPPAGTLYLMGHAHLDMAWLWPVSETWTAAQRTFESVLSLQRQFPELIFSHSSAALYDWIERERPDLFAQIKTQVKGGVWEVAAGLWVEPELNLISGESIVRQLLYGQGYVRETFQQTVRVAWLPDSFGFCWQLPQLLKLGGIDYFVTQKLRWNDTTTFPHQLFWWESPDGSRVLSLMSAPIGQGIEPEAMAEYWSSWQENTGLQDGLWLPGVGDHGGGPTRDMLEVARRWQGSALFPKLTFTSATGYLEQVERQLGTDGPVWRDELYLEFHRGCYTTQGDRKLANRQGERLLYQAELFASLASLTTGVDYPQAALEQAWKGLLFNQFHDILPGSTIPQVLEEANQVSAAGLPQAQGIRDEAITQLLQHLPPGTPPYPEAILVSVVNSLTWGRSHLVSLPLPSPHPHWRICSFSGEPLPSQRFQDELRFLAQDVPGVGCRRYWLYLDPDAPQDNLSYHTTRAPVLENANLRVTIDEETGSIREIYNKQTQQQVLNLLGGNCLEAYSDKGQYWDAWNIDPNYEQHPLPPARLEEFTWVEWGALRQRLRVVRRLGNSRICQDYILDKQASLLVIESDIDWREQQVLLKTAFHVPFTAEMATYEIPCGAIARPTTPQTPAEAAKWEVPALQWADLAAEHQGISLIQDCKHGYDAKANQLRLTLLRSPQWPNPNADQGPHQMTYAIFPHSGDWKQGQTVQRAYELNQPLLLYTHDTPLAGDRPSPSCQQWLSLTPQNLILMALKQSERHKNHWIIRVYDSQGETSQLDLGGWVNSMTYQRVNLLEDDWQGDETIASWQVASFRLTAIDSVIPPLTNPENGS, encoded by the coding sequence GTGACTCAGTCCTTTCAACATCTCCAGGCCCAACTGTACGCTCTCTCTCGCCAAGATATCCTCCCCCATTGGCGACAATCTCGGGAATCTCCCCTCAATCCCCAAACCGAGTCCAGTTGGCAACCGGTGCAACTCAATGACCGGGGTCATCTTCCCTGGGGTCGGGGACATCAAGGACTCTGGTTGAGTCAAACTCTCGTCATTCCTGACTCTCTCCAGGGCATTTCTCTGGACTCCTATCGCCTCTATCTCTCTCTACGCTGGTGGGCGGATTTGGCAGAGTTTTATGTTAATGGTGAACTTCGGCATACGGGAGATTTGTTTGACTGTTTTGGTCGCATTCTTCTCCAAGACTCCCTGCAACCGGGACAGGTCATTCATCTCAGTCTCTATCTCCTCAGTCCTCACCATGATGACGGCGCGTTGGTCACGTCGGAATTGGTCTATGAACGAGATGCCCCTGACCCCGGTTTCATTGCTGAGGAATTAGCCGTTTGTGCTAAGTTTTATCCCCAATTGCCCCAGTCGCCTCTCCCGGACTCCCTGCAATTGGATTTCTGCCAATTACCGCAACAGCCGCATCGCTTTTTAAATGACCTTAAAGACCTGCAAATTCATCTCGGACAGCACTATCCTCCCCCAGCGGGAACTCTCTATTTAATGGGTCATGCTCATTTAGATATGGCGTGGCTTTGGCCCGTCTCCGAGACTTGGACGGCGGCCCAACGCACCTTTGAGTCGGTGTTGAGCCTACAACGGCAATTCCCGGAGTTGATTTTCTCCCATTCGTCGGCGGCGTTGTATGATTGGATTGAACGGGAGCGACCGGATTTATTTGCTCAGATAAAAACTCAGGTCAAAGGGGGAGTTTGGGAAGTGGCGGCGGGACTCTGGGTGGAACCGGAGTTGAATCTCATTTCTGGGGAGTCGATTGTGCGACAACTTCTCTATGGCCAAGGCTATGTGCGGGAGACGTTTCAGCAGACGGTGCGGGTGGCTTGGCTTCCCGATAGTTTTGGCTTTTGTTGGCAACTTCCTCAATTGCTGAAACTGGGGGGGATTGACTATTTTGTGACCCAGAAACTGCGCTGGAATGATACCACAACTTTTCCTCATCAACTCTTTTGGTGGGAAAGTCCTGATGGCAGTCGGGTGTTGAGTTTGATGTCGGCACCGATTGGCCAAGGAATTGAACCGGAGGCCATGGCCGAGTATTGGTCAAGTTGGCAGGAAAATACGGGGTTGCAGGATGGCTTATGGTTGCCGGGGGTGGGAGACCATGGGGGGGGACCGACTCGTGATATGCTGGAGGTGGCTCGACGTTGGCAAGGGTCGGCCCTGTTTCCTAAGTTGACCTTTACGTCGGCGACGGGGTATCTGGAACAGGTGGAACGTCAGCTAGGGACTGATGGCCCGGTTTGGCGGGATGAACTCTATTTGGAGTTTCATCGCGGTTGCTATACGACGCAGGGCGATCGCAAACTTGCTAATCGTCAAGGAGAACGGTTACTCTATCAGGCAGAGTTGTTCGCCTCGTTGGCCAGTCTCACCACTGGGGTAGACTATCCCCAGGCGGCGTTGGAACAGGCCTGGAAGGGACTTCTGTTTAATCAGTTCCACGATATTCTCCCCGGTTCGACGATTCCCCAGGTGTTGGAGGAGGCGAATCAGGTGAGTGCGGCGGGATTGCCTCAGGCCCAGGGGATTCGTGATGAGGCGATAACGCAGCTATTGCAACACCTCCCCCCAGGGACACCGCCTTACCCGGAGGCGATTCTGGTGTCCGTGGTCAATTCTCTCACTTGGGGGCGATCGCACCTCGTTAGTCTTCCTCTCCCCTCGCCTCACCCCCATTGGCGGATTTGCAGCTTCTCCGGTGAACCTCTCCCCAGTCAACGGTTTCAGGATGAACTCCGGTTTTTGGCCCAGGATGTCCCCGGTGTGGGATGTCGCCGTTATTGGCTCTACCTAGACCCAGATGCTCCCCAGGATAACCTATCCTACCACACAACTCGCGCCCCTGTCCTGGAAAACGCCAATTTGCGGGTCACAATTGACGAGGAAACTGGCAGTATCCGGGAGATTTATAACAAACAAACTCAGCAGCAAGTCCTCAATCTTTTGGGGGGCAATTGTTTAGAAGCATACTCGGATAAAGGACAATATTGGGATGCGTGGAATATCGACCCCAACTATGAACAACATCCTCTCCCCCCGGCGAGGTTGGAGGAGTTCACCTGGGTGGAATGGGGAGCGTTGCGTCAACGGCTGCGGGTGGTGCGTCGCTTGGGAAACTCTCGCATTTGCCAAGACTATATTTTAGATAAACAGGCCTCTCTCCTGGTCATTGAGAGTGACATCGATTGGCGGGAACAGCAGGTGCTTCTCAAAACTGCGTTTCATGTTCCTTTTACAGCGGAGATGGCAACTTATGAAATTCCCTGTGGGGCGATCGCCCGACCCACAACTCCCCAAACTCCCGCTGAAGCCGCAAAATGGGAAGTTCCCGCCCTGCAATGGGCCGATTTAGCCGCCGAGCATCAGGGAATCAGTCTCATTCAAGATTGCAAACATGGCTATGATGCCAAAGCCAATCAACTCCGTCTGACGCTCCTGCGTAGTCCTCAATGGCCCAATCCCAACGCCGACCAAGGCCCGCATCAGATGACCTACGCCATTTTCCCCCATAGCGGCGATTGGAAACAGGGTCAAACCGTGCAACGAGCCTATGAACTCAATCAGCCGCTGCTCCTGTATACCCATGATACCCCCTTGGCGGGCGATCGCCCCAGTCCCTCCTGCCAGCAATGGCTATCCCTGACACCGCAAAATCTCATTCTCATGGCCTTAAAACAATCTGAACGTCACAAGAACCATTGGATCATTCGGGTTTATGATAGTCAGGGAGAAACCAGCCAGCTTGACTTGGGAGGTTGGGTCAACTCCATGACTTACCAGCGGGTGAATCTCTTAGAAGACGATTGGCAAGGTGATGAAACGATCGCATCCTGGCAAGTTGCCAGCTTCCGCTTAACCGCCATAGATTCGGTGATTCCCCCCCTGACTAACCCAGAAAATGGGAGTTAA
- a CDS encoding ATP-dependent 6-phosphofructokinase: MNKHKRIGILTSGGDCAGLNAAIRGVVRCANQQGWEVLGICQATNGLMADPPNAIPLTVANVDPILTRGGTILGTTNKGNPFAFKFPDGTVGDRSQDIINGYYKLGLDVLIGIGGDGSLAILHRLAKQGKFNFIGIPKTIDNDVGITERSIGFDTAVTIATEALDRLHFTAASHNRVIILEVMGRDAGHIALNAGIAGGADVILIPEINYKLENICNAIQERQKRGQHYTLVIVSEAVCTEAGENMTKMEQFGQCRFGGIGQYLSDKIGEATGAESRVTVLGHVQRGGISSPHDRLLASAFGVAAVEAIAREEYDVMVTWQNREVITVPISEAIKTYRVVDPEGTLVKTARGLGICLGD, from the coding sequence GTGAACAAACACAAACGAATTGGTATATTAACCAGTGGCGGGGACTGTGCCGGCTTAAATGCGGCCATTCGCGGCGTGGTTCGCTGTGCCAATCAACAGGGTTGGGAGGTTTTAGGCATTTGCCAAGCCACCAATGGGTTAATGGCCGACCCCCCCAACGCCATCCCTTTGACCGTCGCCAACGTTGACCCCATTCTCACCCGAGGGGGAACCATCTTAGGAACCACCAATAAAGGTAATCCCTTCGCCTTTAAATTTCCCGATGGAACCGTGGGCGATCGCAGCCAAGACATCATCAACGGCTATTATAAACTGGGGCTTGACGTTCTGATTGGCATTGGCGGCGATGGCAGTTTAGCCATCTTGCACCGTCTCGCCAAACAAGGAAAATTCAACTTTATCGGCATTCCCAAAACCATCGACAATGACGTTGGCATCACCGAACGGTCGATTGGCTTCGACACCGCCGTCACCATCGCCACCGAAGCCTTAGACCGACTTCATTTCACCGCCGCCAGTCACAACCGGGTCATCATCTTAGAAGTCATGGGACGAGACGCCGGTCATATTGCCTTAAACGCCGGAATTGCGGGTGGGGCCGATGTCATTTTAATTCCCGAAATTAACTATAAACTGGAAAACATCTGCAACGCCATCCAAGAGCGACAAAAACGGGGTCAACACTACACCCTGGTCATTGTCTCCGAAGCCGTCTGTACCGAAGCCGGGGAAAACATGACCAAAATGGAACAATTCGGTCAATGTCGTTTTGGGGGAATTGGTCAATACCTCTCCGACAAAATTGGCGAAGCCACCGGTGCCGAAAGCCGCGTCACCGTCTTAGGCCATGTCCAGCGGGGTGGAATCTCCTCTCCCCATGACCGTTTATTGGCCTCCGCCTTTGGGGTTGCGGCCGTCGAGGCGATCGCCCGGGAGGAGTACGACGTTATGGTAACCTGGCAAAATCGGGAAGTTATCACCGTTCCCATCAGCGAAGCCATCAAAACCTATCGAGTGGTTGACCCAGAAGGAACCCTGGTCAAAACAGCACGCGGCTTAGGGATTTGTTTAGGCGACTAA